The genomic region GGGTCAGCTGGTTCATTTCCACCGCGGAGGAAATCGGCAGAGTCACTTCGAAATTGCCTTGGCCGATGTGGTCAGCGGCTGCCGCCAGGGCCTCGATCGGAGCGCCGAAACGCCGGGCGATCGCATGAGCGGTAATGAACCCGATGAACAGCACCCCTACCCCGACCAACCCAAGCAGGCCGGCAATCAGCAACGCCCGCTCCCGGGCCTGGCGCTCGGTCTCGTCGATGTTATCCAGCGTACGCTTCTGTTCGGCGATCAAGCCGTTGCGCAGTGTGTTGAATTTTTCCGTGAGATCCCCGCCCCCAGTGAGCACCTGTGCCGTATCGCGGGAAAGATCGTAGGCCTGCAGAAAGCTCTGGTAATCAGCCTTGGCCTTTTTGAACCCGTACTGGGCGCCCTCGTCGGACGGCTCATGGGCAATGCCTTCATCGAGCAACTCGAGGTAATGCCGTCTGGATGCCTCGAACGCCGCGGGATCAGGTTTCTCGCCGAGCATGATGATCAGTTGATCGCCCAGGGTCTGGCGCAACTTCAATCCCAGATCCAGCCTGACGAAGTTGTCACGGATCAGGGCCTCCTGCGTGCCGGCCATCTGCATCACGCTGACCAGCCCGAGCAACAGCCCGAGCAACGCTACCGTGATCAAGGCCGAAATACTCAGGAACAGCCGGGTACGCAACGTCATCGCCAGCTTCATCGAGGGCGGCTCACAGGTTGTACTGCTTGCGTTTGCGGTACAAGGTGGAGGCGTCGATACCCAGGGTCTTGGCCGCCTGATCCAGCGTATCGGCGGTGGCAAGGACCGCGCCGATGTGGGCTTTCTCCAACTCATCCAGGCTCAACGCGGCGCCAATGCGTGGCGTATTGTTGGTCGGAGCTTCGGCCATGCCCAAGTGGCTGATCTCGACCCGCTCCTGTGGACAAATAATGCTCGCCCGCTCCACCACGTTGCGCAGCTCGCGAATATTGCCGGGCCAGCGGTAGCTGAGCAGCGCTTCGCGGGCCTCGTCGCTGAAACACCGGGCCGGACGCGAGTACTCCTTGACGAAGCGCGCCAGGAAACGGTCAGCCAGGTTCAGAATGTCTTCCCTGCGTTCGCGAAGTGGCGGCAGGTGCAAGGTGATGACGTTCAGCCGATAGAGCAAATCTTCACGAAAACGACCGTCGCGGACCATGTCTTCAAGGTTGAGGTTAGTGGCCGCAAGGATTCGCACGTCGGCGCGACGAGTCACCGGGTCGCCCACGCGCTCGTATTCCTTGTCCTGGATGAAACGCAGCAATTTTGGCTGCAAGGTCAGAGGAAAATCGCCGATCTCGTCGAGAAACAACGTTCCGCCATCAGCCTGGTTGACACGACCCAAAGTGCTTTCGCTGGCACCGGTGAACGCGCCACGGCTGTGGCCGAAGAGTTCACTGTCCATTAATTCCGCCGTCAGGGACGGGCAGTTGATGGTGATGCAGGATTTCTTCTGGCGTTTGCTCCAGCCATGAATGGCCTGTGACAGCTCACCTTTACCGGTACCGGACTCTCCGAGGATCAGAATGTTGGCGTCGGTACTGGCGACCTGGCGTGCGGTTTCAAGCACCACTTTCATCGCCGGGCTGTGAGAGTCCAGCCCATCCTTGGGTTTACGCACTTCACCTTCGAGCGCTTCCAGGCGTGCCGAGAGTTGTCGCACTTCCAGCTGTTTAGCGGTGGCCAGACGTAACTGATCGGGGCTGCAAGGCTTGACCAGATAGTCGGCGGCACCGGCCTGAATCGCATCCACGGCTGTGTCCACGGCCGAGTGAGCGGTGACGATCACTACGCGCATCCAGGGCGCCTGAATCCGCATCTGGGCCAGCACATCGAGGCCGTTGTCTTCACCCAGGCGCAAATCGAGGAAGCACAGATCGAAAACCTGACGCTGCAACAAGGCTTCGGCCTGAGCAGCGCTGGTCGCGGTGGCCACGCTGTAGCCTTCGTCTTCGAGGCAATAGCGAAAGGTTCGAAGGATGGCAGACTCGTCGTCCACCAGCAAAATGCGGCCTTGATGCTCAGTGGCTGATTCCATGTTCCTACGCTCCTTTAATAGGTGTTCTTGGTTAGTCCCGGAAAAATCGGGCAAGTTGCATGGTTGATTCTGGTCGATTCCAGCCACAACAGGCTATCTATCTACTCAAGGTGCATCTAATGCATTGATTTATATGCTTTTTTATTAACGGACCATTCTTTCGGCGATTACCTGAGTCCTTTTCTGACATCTGCGCCCTCCCCGCAATTCCAAAAAAATTGAAGGCGCCTGAGAGCTCATCGTGCATTACGCACGACCGCAAACGGATCATCGTGCAGGATGCGTCCAGACTGATTCCTACAAACAACTTAATTTATTGATTTTTATAGTATTTATTCTTTAATGAAGCTGGCATGCAGGCTGCAATGGTCTAGGTAATCAGGGCATTTAATGAACCAGCGCCCGCCAAAGATCACTACCCGTATGGGAGGAACTTCAGGATGAATCGCCAAAGTGCCGCCCAATTTCGTCTCTCGCCACTGCAGGCCCAGCAAGGATTGTTTGCCCTGTTGGCATTGTTGATTACCTTGATTGGCGGCCAGCAGTACATGCGCTGGGAGCAGAGCCAGCAGCCAGAGGCGCCGCACCTGTCGATTGCACTTGCCCCCCAATCCCACTTCAGCGCCGTCAGCAGCAACCCGGCTGACAACGCATCAATGCTAATGATGGGCGTCGACCAGGCTCGGCCTGTGGATGAGACGCCCTCTCAGGAACTTTGGGTGTTTTAAGCAAACGAACTTGGCGCACCCAACGCGCCGGGAAAGGCACCACAAGCAACATCCTTAAATAGAAGCGTAAGGAGAATCACCATGTTGAGCTGGGCAATCACATTCCTGATCATTGCCATCATCGCCGCAGTATTGGGCTTTGGTGGTATCGCGGGCACCGCCACGGGTATCGCCAAGATTCTTTTTGTCGTATTCCTGGTGATGTTCATTGCTTCCTTCTTCTTCGGCCGTCGCGGTCGAGGTTGATATGTGTATTTCGTTAAAGACATTGGCAGCCGCCCTGCTTCTGGGCGGAGTGCCATGGCGATGACGGTCGCCTACACGGCATGCCGACTGCCGCGTTCTCGGTAAACAGGATGAAGGCATGCAGAAGTTGTGGATGGAACAACTGAAGAAGATCCACGCTGGTACTGAGTTCGATACACGAAAGAGGCCTCGCGCTTCTTTCCACTGCGCCACCCGAGGACGGTAGACGCATGACCAAGGGATCGGGACGTTCTGACTGTTTCAGGGTCGGAGTGACCTACGGGTACAGGGAGTACCTGCGCAAGGGCCGGGTCAGGTGAAGTTGCGACGCAAGTTCGTCGGCCCAGAGTGGCTCGACGGGCTTGCGGAGAGCTTCAACGTGCAAAACGTTGATCTAGAGCATTCAGCTCACCTGTTTTTGCTGCATATTCCCCGCAAAACCGTTTCGCGGTGTTTCTTCGTGACCGTATATCGAGAAAGCTCTGACTTTCATGAGAAGAAAAATCGCAGTCGAACGTAGGACATCTCCTAAATTTTCATTGGTTCAAAAAACATCAACCTGCGCGGAAATGGCCGGTTCACGGCACTTATGCCCGCCGAAAAATCATAGTCGAACCGGCTGGGACGTGGCTTTCAGTTGAAAAATCTCATGCCGATTCGGCATAGGGTAGGCGTTTACAGCATTAGACGGCGCTTCCCGGCATCGCAATAGTTGCGCCCTTTTTCGCGGTGTGAGAGCTGTAAATGCTCGCTAGCGAGGACCTTATACCGGGGTTGATGCAGGCTTCTTCGCCATTTAGCGTTGCAGTTCATGCATCGACCGAGTCAAACGCAAGTAAGGGTAAATAATATGAAGAAGGCAAAGCTTAGCCTCGCCTGGCAGATCCTCATCGGTCTGGTTCTGGGGATAGCAATAGGTGCATTGCTTAACCATTTCAGTGCCGAAAAGGCCTGGTGGATCAGCAATGTTCTTCAACCGGCGGGCGATATCTTTATCCGTCTGATCAAGATGATCGTGATCCCGATCGTGATCTCCTCGCTGGTCGTCGGCATCGCTGGCGTTGGGGACGCGAAAAAACTCGGGCGCATCGGTCTGAAGACCATTATTTACTTCGAGATCGTCACCACCATCGCCATTGTGGTCGGTCTGGTGCTGGCCAACGTGGTCCATCCGGGCAGCGGCATCGACATGAGCACCCTGGGTACCGTGGATATTTCCAAGTACCAGGCCACTGCCGCCGAGGTTCAACATGAACACGCGTTCATTGAAACCATCCTCAATCTGATCCCGTCGAACATCTTCGCAGCCATGGGCCGCGGCGAGATGCTGCCGATCATCTTCTTCTCCGTGTTGTTCGGTCTCGGTCTGTCGAGCCTGCAATCGGACCTGCGCGAACCGCTGGTGAAGATGTTCCAGGGCGTGTCGGAAAGCATGTTCAAAGTCACCCACATGATCATGAACTACGCCCCGATCGGCGTGTTCGCACTGATCGCGGTGACCGTGGCCAACTTCGGCTTCGCCTCCCTGCTGCCGCTGGCCAAGCTGGTCGTCCTGGTTTACTTCGCCGTTGCCTTCTTTGCCTTCGTGGTGCTGGGCCTGATCGCTCGCCTGTTCGGCTTCTCGGTGATCAAGCTGATGCGCATCTTCAAGGATGAGCTGGTCCTGGCCTACTCCACCGCCAGTTCCGAAACCGTGCTGCCGCGCGTGATCGAGAAGATGGAAGCCTACGGTGCGCCGAAAGCCATTTGCAGCTTCGTGGTACCGACCGGCTACTCGTTCAACCTCGACGGCTCGACCCTGTACCA from Pseudomonas sp. GGS8 harbors:
- the gltP gene encoding glutamate/aspartate:proton symporter GltP, with translation MKKAKLSLAWQILIGLVLGIAIGALLNHFSAEKAWWISNVLQPAGDIFIRLIKMIVIPIVISSLVVGIAGVGDAKKLGRIGLKTIIYFEIVTTIAIVVGLVLANVVHPGSGIDMSTLGTVDISKYQATAAEVQHEHAFIETILNLIPSNIFAAMGRGEMLPIIFFSVLFGLGLSSLQSDLREPLVKMFQGVSESMFKVTHMIMNYAPIGVFALIAVTVANFGFASLLPLAKLVVLVYFAVAFFAFVVLGLIARLFGFSVIKLMRIFKDELVLAYSTASSETVLPRVIEKMEAYGAPKAICSFVVPTGYSFNLDGSTLYQSIAAIFIAQLYGIDLSISQQLLLVLTLMVTSKGIAGVPGVSFVVLLATLGSVGIPLEGLAFIAGVDRIMDMARTALNVIGNALAVLVISRWEGMYDDAKGQRYWNSLPHWRSKEKLPVGETSSN
- the algB gene encoding sigma-54-dependent response regulator transcription factor AlgB, with protein sequence MESATEHQGRILLVDDESAILRTFRYCLEDEGYSVATATSAAQAEALLQRQVFDLCFLDLRLGEDNGLDVLAQMRIQAPWMRVVIVTAHSAVDTAVDAIQAGAADYLVKPCSPDQLRLATAKQLEVRQLSARLEALEGEVRKPKDGLDSHSPAMKVVLETARQVASTDANILILGESGTGKGELSQAIHGWSKRQKKSCITINCPSLTAELMDSELFGHSRGAFTGASESTLGRVNQADGGTLFLDEIGDFPLTLQPKLLRFIQDKEYERVGDPVTRRADVRILAATNLNLEDMVRDGRFREDLLYRLNVITLHLPPLRERREDILNLADRFLARFVKEYSRPARCFSDEAREALLSYRWPGNIRELRNVVERASIICPQERVEISHLGMAEAPTNNTPRIGAALSLDELEKAHIGAVLATADTLDQAAKTLGIDASTLYRKRKQYNL
- a CDS encoding DUF1328 domain-containing protein translates to MLSWAITFLIIAIIAAVLGFGGIAGTATGIAKILFVVFLVMFIASFFFGRRGRG